A genomic region of Salvelinus alpinus chromosome 12, SLU_Salpinus.1, whole genome shotgun sequence contains the following coding sequences:
- the LOC139535396 gene encoding calcium/calmodulin-dependent protein kinase II inhibitor 2-like: MSEVLQDEMSHYGNEDDEGHLSFTCRLQDTNNFFSGSQGGKRPPKLGQIGRSKRVVEDESGVDEAQKNGTETTQTEA, from the exons ATGTCGGAAGTACTACAAGACGAAATGAGTCATTATGGAAATGAGGACGATGAGGGACACCTTTCCTTCACCTGTCGCCTCCAAGACACCAACAACTTCTTCAGCGGCTCGCAGGGGGGCAAACGCCCGCCCAAACTTGGACAGATAGGCAGAAGCAAACGAG TCGTCGAGGATGAGAGCGGCGTTGACGAGGCGCAGAAAAACGggacagagacaacacagactGAGGCTTAA